In Gallus gallus isolate bGalGal1 chromosome Z, bGalGal1.mat.broiler.GRCg7b, whole genome shotgun sequence, one DNA window encodes the following:
- the LOC112530573 gene encoding uncharacterized protein LOC112530573: protein MRTAPRPSTPAPSSDSALGNDRDTAAEGHAGGCAAASSRGLRAGAALLSRDMAPRRRARRGWKAGAPRFAPPTPAPGPLPVRRMPRLRRRLVPRGAAAALPAAGGA, encoded by the coding sequence ATGCGGACAGCCCCACGCCCCTCTACGCCCGCGCCGAGCAGCGATAGCGCGCTCGGGAACGATCGAGACACGGCTGCAGAAGGCCACGCCGGCGGCTGCGCTGCCGCCTCCTcccgggggctgcgggccggAGCCGCGCTCCTCTCGCGAGACATGGCCCCGCGCCGGCGGGCTCGACGGGGCTGGAAGGCCGGGGCGCCGCGCTTCGCCCCCCCAACCCCCGCCCCGGGGCCGCTCCCCGTGAGGCGGATGCCGCGGCTCCGCCGTCGTTTGGTTCCCCGCggtgccgccgccgccctccCGGCAGCGGGCGGAGCCTGA